A genomic region of Cannabis sativa cultivar Pink pepper isolate KNU-18-1 chromosome 1, ASM2916894v1, whole genome shotgun sequence contains the following coding sequences:
- the LOC115707303 gene encoding tropinone reductase homolog At5g06060: MAEAESGCSLRTSRWSLKGANALVTGGTRGIGRAVVEELAGFGAAVHTCSRNGAELAKCLKEWESKGFSVSGSVCDASVKTQREKLIHEVASVFNGKLNILVNNVGTNMRKPTIEYTSEEYSFVLGTNLDSVYHLCQLSHPLLKASGVGNVVFISSVAGLVDIGSGTVYAASKAALNQLTKNLACEWAKDNIRTNCVAPWYTKTSLVEDLLKNKEFLEEVTDRTPLHRVAEPEEVSSLVAFLCLPAASYITGQVISVDGGFTANGFTPKKRPF; this comes from the exons ATGGCTGAGGCAGAATCAGGATGTAGCCTCAGGACCTCAAGATGGTCTCTCAAGGGAGCCAACGCACTTGTAACTGGTGGCACTCGCGGAATCGG GCGTGCCGTTGTGGAGGAACTAGCTGGTTTTGGTGCGGCGGTTCACACGTGTTCTCGGAATGGAGCGGAGCTCGCCAAGTGTTTGAAGGAATGGGAGAGCAAGGGATTTTCGGTATCTGGGTCAGTTTGTGATGCTTCTGTGAAAACCCAAAGGGAGAAATTGATACACGAAGTGGCTTCAGTTTTTAATGGCAAGCTTAATATTCTC GTGAACAATGTGGGAACAAACATGAGAAAGCCTACTATTGAGTACACATCTGAGGAGTATTCATTTGTCCTTGGTACTAACCTTGACTCCGTGTACCACCTTTGTCAACTTTCTCATCCTCTTTTGAAAGCATCTGGAGTAGGAAATGTTGTGTTCATTTCCTCTGTTGCTGGTTTGGTTGATATAGGTAGTGGAACTGTATATGCGGCAAGCAAAG CGGCATTAAATCAGCTAACTAAAAATCTAGCTTGTGAATGGGCTAAAGACAACATTAGAACCAACTGTGTTGCACCTTGGTACACCAAAACCTCGCTTGTAGAGGAT TTGCTTAAAAACAAGGAATTCTTGGAAGAGGTAACCGATCGAACTCCTCTACACCGTGTTGCAGAACCTGAGGAGGTCTCCTCACTGGTAGCATTCCTCTGCTTACCTGCAGCTTCATACATCACTGGACAGGTTATTTCTGTTGATGGAGGGTTCACTGCAAATGGATTTACACCCAAAAAAAGACCTTTTTAA